Within Desulfurobacterium thermolithotrophum DSM 11699, the genomic segment CCTGTACATGAAGCTTCACCAACGGCAAATAATCCTTCTATAGAACTCCTTCCGAAACTATCTACTGCTATTCCACCTATATAGTAATGAGCAACAGGTGTAATTGGAATAAGGTCTTTTTTGGGATTCAATCCTTTCTCGAAGAGTTTTGATGTAATTGTTGGAAATCTCTTGAATATGTCTATTCCTTTCTTTTCAATCGGTCTAAAGTCAAGATAAACGTTTCCTCCGCATATCTTCTTTTGGCACTCTATTGCTCTTGTTACAACATCTCTTGGTGCAAGTTCCCAAAGATGATGATAGTCTCCCATAAACCTTCTTCCCTGTTCATCAACGATAATAGCTCCCTCTCCTCTTACAGCTTCAGATATGAGAAAGCATTCAGAATCATCACAAAATGCTGTTGGATGAAATTGGACAAATTCTAAATCCTGAAGTTTAGCTCCGTATCTAAGAGCAATTGCTATTCCATCACCGGTAGAGGTTGGAGGGTTTGTGTTTTTCAGGTAGATTCCAGCTGCTCCTCCGGTAGCAATAGCTGTGACAGGAGCATATATGGCATTTATTTTCCCGTCTTTTTCGTAGATAACACCATAACATCTATTATTCTTAACTATAAGTTCTTTAACCTCTGCAAACTCAATGATGTCCCCTCGATAACTATCAAGTAATGCTCTTTCAACTTCTTCACCTGTTTTATCTTTATAGTAAACTATTCTTGCTACAGAATGTGCAGCTTCTTTTGTAAACTTCAACAATCCTTTTTCGTTAGTTTCAAAGTTTGCTCCCATTCTTATGAGATCTATGACTCTTTTGACGCCTTCTTCTGTTAGAATTCTTGCCATTTTTGTTTTTACAAGTCCGGCTCCTGCTTTGAGAGTATCATTAAAGTGTAAATCCGGACTGTCTTCTTTTGAAAGGGCTGCTGCTATTCCTCCTTGTGCAAGTTTTGTAGAACCAACATCTGCAGCATCTTTTGTTAGAACACATACCTTTAGACCAAGAGATGAAAGTTTTGTAGCACAAAAGAGACCTGCAGCACCACTTCCAACAACTATAGCATCATACTCTTTATGAGAAATAGTTGCTGTATCAACAGAAAGAAAACTTTTCACGTTTCCTCCGGTAGAGTTTAAACTAATATCTAATTATAAAGGAATCTTTAATACCAATATTTCTTAATTTTTTCTTGAACTCTTTAGCTTTTTTGTAAGTGTATGTAGGACCAGCAAGAACTCTATAATAAT encodes:
- the nadB gene encoding L-aspartate oxidase yields the protein MKSFLSVDTATISHKEYDAIVVGSGAAGLFCATKLSSLGLKVCVLTKDAADVGSTKLAQGGIAAALSKEDSPDLHFNDTLKAGAGLVKTKMARILTEEGVKRVIDLIRMGANFETNEKGLLKFTKEAAHSVARIVYYKDKTGEEVERALLDSYRGDIIEFAEVKELIVKNNRCYGVIYEKDGKINAIYAPVTAIATGGAAGIYLKNTNPPTSTGDGIAIALRYGAKLQDLEFVQFHPTAFCDDSECFLISEAVRGEGAIIVDEQGRRFMGDYHHLWELAPRDVVTRAIECQKKICGGNVYLDFRPIEKKGIDIFKRFPTITSKLFEKGLNPKKDLIPITPVAHYYIGGIAVDSFGRSSIEGLFAVGEASCTGVHGANRLASNSLLECLVFGERTAYGMYRDWRYLRQDFSPIGIKLNQKSVLSNNKFSLKEVQEIMWKNVGIVRSAESLTKAIDKLSEIANSNSDWQVRNGAVLGLAITISAMRREESRGGHYRSDFPYEREEFRKHSTFTLSDLERLI